The Pungitius pungitius chromosome 10, fPunPun2.1, whole genome shotgun sequence DNA window TTAGGGGAGGCAATCTGCATTTTAATCCCCGTTTTGTCCGAATGCATTTTTATGAAGTGACTGTTGATTAAATCCTTTGTTCCTCGGCGGGGCAAGGCGGGCCGGGTGAGATAATGGGAATGCAAAGTGGGTTTGGCCAAAGCGAAGACAGTCTCGGGTAGGGAGGTGACCGAATGCAGTGAAAGGCATCGAGAGTGGCACTGGGGGACTTGCTGTGTGGAATGggaagcacacgcacacactcatggGTTTGACCTTGGCagcttccccctcctcccccctccttcgcCCCCTCCAGGGTCCCACTCAACCTTGGTTAATTAGCCCACATCCCAGTGGTTTATGTTCAACACACAATTTATCCACAACAAGGACATTACAACGGCAGTGTCCCGCCTCTCGCTCACTCCCTCATTCTGTTGTAGAAGATTCATCTATGTTTGTATGGCTTTCTGCATCCTTTAGTTTAGACATTTCATTCAAAGTCTCTATGATCAATATTCCTGTGTGTgcagatgctgtgtgtgtgtgtgtgtgtgtttatattatGGATCAAATACATATGAATATGAAGGAGGTCCCTTGTACAAATGCATGTACGAACCCAATCTAGTGATATAATAGATCTTATAGCAAGCTCATGACTTTCTTTCCTGTGGCTTACACTGATATTCTCACCATCCTCAACAAATACAGAAATCTTATTTTGTAAATTACATTACTTTTGTGTCAAAGTTTAACAATTGTTTtatcaaaaggacattttaaaatttaaataaatgctcaCTGTGTTTTCCTTGttgcattcaatttaaaaatgattgCATTCATCATGATGAACAGAGTATGCAAAATAAAGCACATGgtgttcattgtttttgttttctttacccTGGATGCATTTGGTATAAACTATGGAATGTCCCTGTTTCTGCTGGTTTTGTGAGATCCTTAGTTTTATCAGCCTCCATTAGCCGTTATATTATGAATTCTTATGTTAAGTCGGTCAGAAACAGCTCACCATACAACACTAAAGTCAATAATGTCAATGTTGTGTTTCTGCTCTGCAAGCGGCTCAAATCATTTAATGTGAACATGTTACTTTTAACAAACTTTGTGCACTCTCTAAATATGTAGTTATAAGAAATTGTATTGGTTTTATGCATAAATCAACTGCATGGCCTTTAGAGATAATGTTAATCTGCACAAATGACTCACAGCAGCGGTGTGACTAAGGCCCCGACATTGCTATACTTCATACCCTCTGTATTTTATGCAACCAAAGTGCCTCTAAAAACCCATCCAAACTGAGTTGACATCCTTGGAATCTTCTCTAAACCGCTTAAGACAAGAGAAACTGCTAACTCACTGTTAAAAGAATCGTAGAAGTAACCCTACCCCATTCAGACATTTGAGACATCAGGAGTAGTTCAGGTAGTTCATTTCTCACAGTGAAAAGCCCCACTGAGCCGCCGTCGCTTCCATCTCAGTGCAGTGCAGTCCGAAGCATTTAGACAAGCAGTCCACACAGAACAATGCCCCTTCAGACTTCACACTATTTAGCAAACTATTACTCCATAGATTCTATAAAAAATTGTCTACATTTGTTATATAAATGATGATTGAAAAAATATAGCGGTTAGTGTTCAATAAAAAGTCGTATGTGACAACTCAACAGTGCATCAGCACACAGGTGGTTCCTATTGGCATCTGGTTGCCAAACGAACTGTCAGAACTCAAGACTCCCATACTTGGGGGCGCGGGAGGGATTGGCTAGAGGTTGCAGTTTGAGGGGCATCATGCCCCAGACTGATGTCACTGTGGCTCATTAATCCTTGAATCTGTCAGGAAAAGGGTGTAGGTAAAGGCAGGCAGGAAGACCCAAATGAAGACTCTTCTCCCACAAACAACGGTACTTTTAATCACTCCGAAACTACAAAATCAAAAAGGCCAACAGGAACAAAACGCAGACAGGGACCAGGAACATACATCCATGCAGAACATCCAGAACACATACAGGCTACAGACTTCAAAGCTATTGACTACAACCTACATACgtgcaatgacgcgacaagacacacagggcttaaatacacaggggtggtgcaggtggttggacacaggtggaaacaatcatggacactggagacaatcacaggggatgacaggacaaggcaggaagtgaagttaacccagggacaccagAGGCATgaatctacaaaataaaacaggaagtaaacccaaaccgtgacagtatcCGCGTGAACCCTAAACAATCAAAACGTTTGCAAATGAGGTATAAAGATGACTTCCTTGTTACAGGAATACAGACACAAATGAATTCtatcaaaatgcaaaataacacaaaacaatgcCAATCGACATGATACAATGCAACAACCTTTATCACAACTTGTTAGAACACAACCGAGCAGTGAGCTGTAATAGCTAAATGATTAGTGCCTGTCCTAAAAGCTAGCatatctgctgctttgtttgttgtaagCAGGGTGACCTTGTGCTTATATACCAACCTTGAACGGTACTACAAGTGGAGGCAAATagagagtgtgtatgtgtgtgcgctgtTTACCCACATTCGGTGAGAGGTTCACAGCTGAGGTAAACAATGAGCAAAGCTGTGTTTATTCAAAGAGTGGTTGTGTGCCACTAGGCTGCTTTGAAGAATTAATGGGGATAAGACACTTTGTTTACTTTAATACTGTAGATCTAATCTTGGGTATGTTTACTGGCTGCATATGGTCAGGCAAAGATCAAGTTCTGGTTAAATACCCAGCGAGCATTTTCCCGTTGAAAAGACATCTGTGGGCGGTGTTGAAAATTGgatcaaaagtgttttttcagcGTCTATTCGTAGAGGTTGAAGAGACTTTTGTGTTTAGACCACATTTCAATGtaatttggttttgttttgtttttgtttacaaacAACGTCCACATTTGTAGGTTTACGGCcaatattgataatgatgttgAAAACCGATCAAGGAGTATTTTTGACATCTAGTTTTAGACGTCGAAAACACTTGAACCAATTTCTACGTCCAGAGACGTCTTTTAAACAACTTGGGAAAAATGCTCGCTGGGAACACGTTCCGTACTTAGTCATAGTAGTCATAATACTGTTAGTAGTCAACAgtacccaaaaatgaaaaaaaaaacatatattttacttttgttttctaCTTTTATCCAATAAAATGGTATGTTACATTAACATCgtttaatgtgtatttattacTAAACAATACTAATATAACATACCATTTTATTGGCTAGaagcagaatacaaaaataaaatatatttcagagaaaataaaactaTGGAATTAAAACTGCAGAAAAAGCAACAAGTTAgttttcatttctgtttgttttgtgtttgtgccaAATGTTCTAAATATGGGGAAGTCAGAGTGCGTATAAAACCCCTCAAGTGCCACCAACGTGTTAATTTCATTCACTGGGACAATGGTTTCAAtcactttattttgaatagccaaaaatgacaaataagcATCAGATAGCTTTGCAGTCTATTCAGATGTGACATtgtctgtcccaaaaccctgtAAGGCAggaccaccatcagatgtaaccccCCTGGTCCATCATCAGTTGTGCTCAAAGTGGCTAAGGCATCGCTTTtcaacagttcgagggtgtttTTAGGCCAGAGGGGCAGCTTTTAAGAAACTTTGACATTGGCTTCGCACTGGGTTACCAAAGCACCAGAATCTGTACATACAGTgaagaaaataagtatttgaacaccctgctattttgcaagttctcccacttagaaatcatggaggggtctgaaattgtcatcgtaggtgcatgtccactgtgagacataatctaaaaaaaaatatccagaaatcacaatatatgattttttaactatttatttgtatgatagagctgcaaataagtatttgaacacctgaGAAAATCAAAGTTAATATTTGGTACAGTAGCCTTTGTTTGCAATTACAGATGTCAAACGTTTCCTGTAGTTTTTCACTAGGtttgcacacactgcaggagggatTTTGGCCCCACAGATCTTCTCTAGATCACTCAGGTTTCTGGGCTGTCGCTGAGAAACACGGAGTTTGAGCTCGCTCCAAAGATTCTCTATTGGGTTTAGGTCTGGAGACTGGCTAGGCCACGCCAGAACCTTGATATGCTTCTTACAGAGCCACTCCTTGGTTATCCTGGATGTGTGCTTCGGGTCATTGTCATGTTGGAAGACCCAGCCTCGACCCATCTTCAATGCTCTAACTGAGGTTACTGTTGGTAATACACTAAGACGTCATGGTTTGAAATCATGCATGGCATGGAAGGTTTCCCTGCTTAAACCAGCACATGTCAAGGCCCGTCTTAAGTTTTCCAATGACCATTTGGATGATCCAGAGGAGTCATGGGAGAAAGtcatgtggtcagatgagaccaaaataGAACTTTTTGGTCATAATTCCACTAAGCgtgtttggaggaagaagaatgatgAGTAACATCCCAAGAACACCATTCCTACTGTGAAGCATGGGGGTGGTAGCATCATGCTTTGGGggtgtttttctgcacatgTGTCAGGGCGACTGCACTGTACTAAGGAGAGGATGACCGGGGCCATATATTGTGAGATTTTGGGGAACAACCTCCTTCCCTTGGAAATGGTGGTCCCAGCTCTTTTCAGGTCattgaccagctcctcccgtgTAGTTCTGGGCTGCTTGGCAATTTCCCCGTAGCCCTTTCCAGCCTTGTGGAGGTGTACAATTTTGTCTTTAGTGTCTTTGgacagctctttggtcttggTCATGTTAGTAGTTGGATTCTTTTTGATTGCATGGGGTGGACAGGTGTCTTTATGCAAACAGGTCCATCTAATTTAggataaaacaaatttaaaggCAGACTAACAGGTCTTTGAGGGTCAGAATTCTAGGTGATAGacaggtgttcaaatacttatttgcagctgtatcatacaaataaatagttaaaaaatcATATATTTTGATTTCtggattatttttttagattatgtctcacagtggacatgcacctacgatgacaatttcagaccctTCCATGATTTCTAAGTGGGAaaacttgcaaaatagcagggtgttcaaatacttatttcccTCACcgtatatcacacacacacacacacacacacacacaaacacacgtattAAATTTTAATATTACGGTATCTTTGTATGACAGTGTCAGCGTAATGAAATTTGCACTTAAATGCGCCATTCCTTGATGTACTCTTAGGGCTGTATAACTACCAAAGCACTCTGGTGACAAGCGAGCTGCAGGGGATGGCAAGCAGATACAAACTTACCATGTTCATGTTTATTCTGTGGTTGTGTTACAAGTTGCTGAGTGTCTTTTCTGAGCAATGCACGTTTTTTCAAGTTAAGTTTAAAACAGGCTTTTTAGATAGTCGTCCAATCACATTAGACTGCAAGTGCTCAacaaaattgaagaaaaaagggcaTCCTGTGTCTTGCTGTTTCTTTGTTGTTCACTTTAACATTCTGTTTTTCACAATTATTTCAGGTTTCCAGAGAAGAACCTATACATTTTTCAATTGCCGCAAAtttcatctttctttctctccaacacacagacacacacacacacacacacacacacacacacacacacacacacaagcatgcacccacacacagtTTCACTGCTGTAAGTTAGAGATATGAGTCCTTGCAAGTGCAGCATTAAATTTGTAACTATTATAGAGACAAGGACACAGCCCTTTATGCGAGCAgccaaagagagaaaatggagGCAGTCGCTATAGCAACCGCCAGAAGAGTACccaacaaaccaacaaacaatgCGGTACAAGACTTTTTCAGGGGAGCCATTTAATGCAAAGCCTTGAATCATACAAAGTTGTCCTCTTAAGTTTCTGAGACCTGTCTTGGAGTGTCTGTGGATGTCTGGGTCCATAGTGTTTGGTAAAAAaccttgtgtttttctccacacTTGTGTTTCAAGGCTGACTTGTCTGAATGTGCCAAAGAGCTGTCTTCTCGGGTCACGGCAACCTCAGAATTTAATTTGTGCGATCAGCCTTCAGGAaatgtttactcctgcaaaatcaCTTAACATAACAATGCTCACttattgaaaacattttgtgtattttctgaAACTATATGCACAAACTGTGTCAgatatatttattgtatattaGACTACAACAGCAGTTCCTTTTTCCTTTAGTCGATCAACATGAGGCGTTGTGAGAAAAAGGAATGTTCAGAATAAGTTCAGTGCGGACAAATTTACATTCTAGCAACATTGTAACGAAATCTAATTGCCAGCATCAACACAGAAAATCTGAAGCACCAGAATTTGCTTCCAAGGGTTCTTCCCTTCCCACTGTGATTTCTGCATGTGCTCTGCTCTAACTTTCTCATGCTCCTTGTCTGAGCAGATAGCTTCTTTGGCAGTGACCTTGCTCTACATTTCAGCACTAGACACAAAACTGCAGCGTGGCTGATGCCGTCTGACTCAGACTGTCTGAGTGTCACAGCAATTAGTTACAGAAGTGCAGATCACAGAGagacgactgtgtgtgtgtgtttgtttaaaagcTCCTAAACCCTTTTTCACTTTACTGTGAACAGTGGAAGCTTATACTATAATTGTGTCTTCCATATTTGATGGACACACATTATGAGATTTTGATGTCAAAGCCAGACCGGACTGCTGAGCGTATTCCTCAGGCTTACTTTCATCATTGTCAAAGACAAACTGTCCACCACCACAGCACTCACTATGAGAAgttgaaaacacatttgctcTCATATGTTACAGCTGATAATACAGTCCCTTCCCACGCTGTCATTTTGGCAGCATAGCGCGTGACCCTTCGGTCAGCACTGTTGCTGTCCTTTGTTAGAGCTGTTTGCTCTATATGCTGCCCTCGGCTTGGCCATCACAATTTTGAGAGCCCGGTATGGTCAAAACATCTTTCACATTTACCAGGGTCTCAAATATTGTGACGATGGAACATGGATCCCATacaaggaaatacaaataaGAAATTCTCACTCTCTTGCTTTCATTCGATTGATGTTATTCAATTGTTGTGCAAAACTATAACATTCTGCTTTTCACCCATTGAAGGGTGTCAACtacataaataaagaaaatcttCATTCATCAAATTTATAGCGTTATATGTGTTTTTCCTAAAGAAAAATGGAGCATGAGATATTTGGTATGTCTGCAGGTATGTCAGGTATATTTGACATGCTTTGTCTGTGGAAAGACGATGGCGTGGAGAGCTACTTAAGTGCTTCTTACACCAATGAAATAAATGAGGGAACGTTTTGACTGTGTTTTTGCAACAAGACATAATGTAATCTCTCTTTGAGACGGAAGGATTTGTATAACCCGCGCCGGCTGGACCTTGAGCAGAAGAGAGAGGGTGAAGGCTTTTTATCCCGTGGTGTCCTTGATATAAACATGTGAAAAATCTCTCTGTTTTTGCTCTTGGTTAAATCAATACAAAGATGTTCGGCCTCTGAAAAAGTTTTTCATCCGGCCTCCATTCACAGCCATGTCCTTTGACGAAAAGGAACGGGGCACGCTGAGGTCTGCGAGTTCATGAATGTGACCATGCACTCAATATCATACTTTCTCCACACCGAACACAACCTTCTGTTGTTAACCTTAACCCTGTAGGTGGTTTGCTTACAACAGCCTGAAACTCAACATAGTTTGAGTCTGGAGTTCTTCTCAGAATTCTTAGACTTTTCTCACAATTTATCAGACAACATCTCTTTCAGCAGTCACCCTAACCTGGGATCCCTCTTAGGAGCAATTAAGATAGACCTCTAATTCATCTGCTTTATCCTGATCTGTCTTTCCCATTCTCTCATTCGAATGACCTCCACTCCTCCcgtcttgccccccccccccacctcccatccTCCTTCAGTGACAGAAGCAAGGAGAGCATTGAGTCATGACATCATAATTCACCAGCTCCTGTTTTCACGGTTAAATCAATATCAGTGTGTCCGAGTCAAGGTTGGAGGCTGGCCTTCGCTCAGTTCTTCCTACTTCTTTCTCATAGAAAATCATATAAATTGTCCCTAAAATAATTAAGCCTTCAGATCTGTCGCTGGACTATATTTTTCCCGGTTTCTGCCTGATAAACAGCTCTGCCAGGGATTCAAGGTAATTCCGAGAATAGAACTGGGCTCTGATTCCTTGCCCTTCCTCTCTCACAAATAATAACATAACCTTTTAAATAATCAGGTCTGTTGGCCGCTGCTGTATTTTGCTGGACACGTCTTGCAGTCAGGCTGAGTCCCatgttgtttttgatgttgttgtttttgatcagACATGTTTAAGCTTTCACATGTGAGCAAAAGAGATGTAAAACACTTTGGATTATCGTCTGAATGTCATTGTCATAGTCCAGTGGGGTGTCTTGAATGTTTCGGTATATAAGTGACTTTTGAAAAGCATGTGTTaggtgagagaaggagagacacaGATAgaaaaccagagagagagaggaaaagaagaggagggggggaggggagaaagaggaggtgcCCTGGGGGAGGCGGAATATGCAGAGTATGACGGGCTCTCTCCCGCGCGGGGACAGACAGGAGCTAGTATAAACGTGCTCCGGGCTATCGGGGTGTAAGAAAACAACGCTACTTCTGTCACTGACCTCCGGCGCTTCAAAGAGAGAGCGGGTCCCACTGAGCTCCGGCCCATGTAGAGCGGCCATGGCCGCGCTGGAGGGCTGCCGCTGCCGTGGTGCCGGCGGTCGAAGCAACAACAGCATCCTCTACAGCATTTTGAAGAATGACAGCCTCGCGAGCACCGAGGAGCAACATCATCATGAAcatcaacagcaacaacaacagcaacaacaacagccccaacaagaAACGGTGCAAAACTTGCAcaggacctcctcctcctcctccgccgccgacCGCGCCTCGCCGCAGGAGCTCCGGCAGCAGGCTTGCTCCTGCGGCTCCACGCGGCGCCGGGGTGTCCTCCGCTCCCCGCAGGTGACGTGCAAAGCCGCCTCGGCGGTTCTGGTGAAGACACTGCGGTTCGTGAAGAACGTCCCGTGTTTCCGGGAGCTGCCGGAGGACGACCAGCTGACGTTGATCCGCAGCGGCTGGGCGCCTCTGCTCGTGCTCGGACTCGCGCAAGACCGGGTGGACTTTGAGACGGCGGAGACCGTGGAGCCCAGCATGCTGCAGCGCATCCTCACGGGTTTACCGGACAGGCACAGCGAGGTGCCGGCCGGCCAGAGCAGGGCGGAAGCCGGGGTATCTGTCGCGGACATCGACGCTATCAAAGCCTTCCTGAAGAAGTGCTGGAGTGTAGATATTAGTACGAAGGAGTATGCGTATCTGAAAGGAGCCGTGCTGTTCAACCCAGGTAGGAGACCCACCTGTGCGTCAAAGCTGTTTGACTGACACAGACTGTAGGCTGCCGAGTTCTTCTTAGGTTGTGTTCAGAATAGGTGACTATTATTGCCTTTTATTAatgagtatatatataatatatatatttgtgaccCCAATGTGCCGTTAGAAATAGAAAGtgtcattaataataataattgaggACTGGTCACCTATTTATAGCATGTAGCCCACGGAAACCATCGCACTATCCCTCCCCTTGACCATGTCTTGTCCGTCTCCTCCCCTAGACGCGGAGGGTCTGCGCTGTCTCCACTACATCCAGTCTCTGCGGCGGGAGGCGCACCAGGCTCTGAACGAGCACGTCGGGATGATCCACCGGGAGGACGCGACGCGGTTCGCCAAGCTGCTCATAGCTCTCTCCATGCTGAGGGCCATCAGCGCGCCCGTGGTCGCGCAGCTCTTCTTTCGACCCGTTATAGGCAATGTCAGCATCGAGGAGGTGCTCATGGAGATGTTCTACGGGAAGTAGATGGACGGGCGGGTGAAGAGGATATTAGGGACTACTACATTCAGGACTTTTTCTGTATGTAGGAGGTCGTCGAGGTCTGTGAAATGAACAACCAGGCacgcgtgtctctgtgtgtgtgtgcgtgtgcgtgtgtgtgagacaaaggAAGACCGTGTGTTGAAGGCGACATATGTTATATTAGAGGAAAATTATACAAAGCAGCTGCTGGAATTCCTAACTTAATTGTTTTTATACAAACTATTTTTCTATAATAAAAAAAGCTCTCTGGACGTTTGTTTCATATCTCTCTTTCCTAATCAGTGACACACCTCTTCATGGGGCAAGTATTAAATCGGTCCTAGACAGAACCTTATTGGAAGTCTGAAATGTTCTTATAGAATCGGAGTTGCACTCAACTTCTGTTCACATTAGTTATTGATTAAAGGCGCATCGTTACTACTACAGATTAAGATGCCACTGCAGTTAAGACATTGTCCCGTTGTTCATTGCCCAGCAGCTGAGGTGGAGAGTTTTCACAGTGGCCGGGGACTATTTACTGGTAAAATGCCATGTTAGATCAGCAGAGTGCAACAGCACAGAAACCATACGTCAGCCTCTCTATCAACCAGCACACGCGGACAGGGTGAAGCAAAAGGGCTTCAGGTAATGTTCCAACAATCTCTCCAAATCTGACCATCACAGCATGGATGAATGGCTCACTAGTAAAAAAGTATCATATTCGGCAGAGAAAAGGTAAATACACATAGCACCAACAGCATTAGGTTCCACTAAATCTGTAGAGATTtaagtgatgaaaacatgtaCAACAATGGGGAAAAGATTTCCTGCTGAATTCCATTAAATGATATGAGTCCCTGGACACCTGCTTTCGGCTAGTCACTGCTCAAATGCGAGATGGTTTGTACCTGTGCTCACTCCCTGCAATTTGGCCCATGTTCACAGAATGATCTGGTCCAGAACGTTTCTATTTAACACTTCATACTAATCCAAGTcaagtaaaatattaaaaaattagTAAGAGACAGACTTCCAAGACATACATCTGCAAGAACTCAATGGAAAAATGTTTACATGAGCAGTCAATGTTGCCAATGTCCCTCAATGTAGCAATGCTTCTCTgatgttttaaagaaaatattccGCACAGAACAACCACATGGATTTAAATTGGAATGGCACTAGACAGTGCTAAACTTAGAACATGAGGTACCAACTGGATGTTCACCTGAGACTATTAAAGATAACTCTCACACACCACCCAGTGGTCTGATAAGGCAATGCAGTAAAAGACAACCACAATAAACATGATCAAAATATGTGtagaaaatatatacacaacACAGTCTCATAGCAATTTGTGAACGAAACACAAGATGATAACACTAGGttcaggcaacaaaaaaaaaagaaaaatcatcacGGTTGGACTTAAAATTACGTCAACTGAGGTTTAGGGAACCAATAAATGCTACAGCTTTAGGTAACAAAACCACAACATAATATAAATGTTGATATAATGATTAAGTGGGTCAAGGTGAATAACATGACACACTGTTAAGTTCAGAAAATAACATTACCGAAATGCAGCCTTTAGAATTATAAAAAGACAACACTTTTTCTTACCTTTTGATATAAGAATACAATATTGCCCTTGGTTAATATACCCCACAGAGCCCCTATTTTGAAACTAATTCATATGTGGTGGACAGTTGGCAGCCTTTGTACAATCTTGCTTCC harbors:
- the nr0b1 gene encoding nuclear receptor subfamily 0 group B member 1, with the protein product MAALEGCRCRGAGGRSNNSILYSILKNDSLASTEEQHHHEHQQQQQQQQQQPQQETVQNLHRTSSSSSAADRASPQELRQQACSCGSTRRRGVLRSPQVTCKAASAVLVKTLRFVKNVPCFRELPEDDQLTLIRSGWAPLLVLGLAQDRVDFETAETVEPSMLQRILTGLPDRHSEVPAGQSRAEAGVSVADIDAIKAFLKKCWSVDISTKEYAYLKGAVLFNPDAEGLRCLHYIQSLRREAHQALNEHVGMIHREDATRFAKLLIALSMLRAISAPVVAQLFFRPVIGNVSIEEVLMEMFYGK